One region of Eupeodes corollae chromosome 1, idEupCoro1.1, whole genome shotgun sequence genomic DNA includes:
- the LOC129941400 gene encoding 26S proteasome non-ATPase regulatory subunit 7 translates to MPSAEVTVNKVIVHPLVLLSVVDHFNRMGKIGNQKRVVGVLLGCWRSKGVLDVSNSFAVPFDEDDKDKSVWFLDHDYLENMYGMFKKVNARERVVGWYHTGPKLHQNDIAINELVRRYCPNSVLVIIDAKPKDLGLPTEAYIAVEEVHDDGTPTSKTFEHVPSEIGAEEAEEVGVEHLLRDIKDTTVGSLSQKITNQLQGLKGLNAQLKDIKNYLQKVGDGKLPINHQIVYQLQDIFNLLPDITSDQFTETMYVKTNDQMLVVYLASMVRSIIALHNLINNKLTNRDAEEGKKEEGKDKKDKDNKDAKDKDSKKEEKTDKSKDEKSKK, encoded by the exons ATGCCCTCAGCTGAAGTTACCGTAAATAAGGTCATTGTGCATCCTTTGGTGTTGCTCAGTGTGGTTGACCATTTTAATCGAATGGGAAAAATCGGCAACCAAAAACGCGTTGTTGGAGTGCTCCTTGGTTGCTGGCGATCAAAAGGTGTCCTTGATGTGTCGAACAGCTTTGCAG TTCCGTTCGACGAGGACGATAAAGACAAATCTGTTTGGTTCCTTGACCATGATTACTTGGAAAACATGTATGGCATGTTCAAGAAGGTGAATGCCCGCGAAAGAGTCGTCGGTTGGTATCACACCGGTCCCAAACTACACCAGAACGATATCGCTATCAACGAACTCGTCCGCCGGTACTGTCCCAATTCGGTGTTGGTCATTATTGACGCAAAGCCGAAGGACCTTGGCCTGCCAACTGAAGCATACATTGCCGTCGAGGAGGTGCACGATGATGGAACTCCAACAAGTAAGACATTCGAACATGTTCCCAGTGAAATTGGCGCCGAGGAAGCCGAAGAAGTTGGTGTGGAGCACCTTCTGCGTGACATCAAGGACACCACAGTGGGCAGTCTCTCACAAAAGATCACCAACCAGCTGCAAGGACTCAAAGGCCTCAATGCCCAACTGAAAGACATCAAAAACTACCTGCAGAAAGTTGGCGATGGCAAACTTCCCATAAACCATCAGATCGTCTATCAACTTCAGGACATCTTCAACCTCCTGCCTGACATCACATCGGACCAATTCACAGAAACCATGTACGTGAAAACAAACGATCAGATGTTGGTTGTCTATTTGGCCTCGATGGTGCGTTCCATTATTGCTCTGCACAATTTGATCAACAACAAACTAACGAACCGCGATGCCGAGGAGGGCAAGAAGGAGGAAGGCAAAGACAAGAAGGACAAGGACAACAAAGATGCCAAGGACAAGGATagtaagaaagaagaaaaaaccgaCAAAAGCAAGGATGAGAAATCCAAGaagtaa
- the LOC129939609 gene encoding zinc finger protein 271-like, with amino-acid sequence MGTLSNSLGLTVNSSCRTCLKNISDNEMNHNIFATPGLPEKICACSTLSIHPGDGLPISLCASCFKKIDDFYKFQQECIAAQEKFFEYVSKDIKPCLTEIDLNQSVESGLPPPFAIIKKENYENDNAPSTSFLALHKVETELNDSAESRPIHINTKSKEITTRPMKRVKFVCEFCRKPFMLKTAFDLHMRKHQGLKSFPCPFCDLGYNFQKYLKKHMKSKHTEPIDAKFVCTEEYCDRLFTSKKFVLDHLKDKHGIDAKQRPKQPFTCKECEIIQSSMGGLIQHLAEHRAQREIELKDPNFKKTFPCQFCDKVFKRVDKRERHRILIHEGRKEFKCSFCHKRFSTSSHKLRHEMIHTGEKPYQCTVCLKRFIQKVSLQTHKCPLQTTLCNVEQKPKPNKSKK; translated from the coding sequence ATGGGTACACTTAGCAATTCTCTAGGCTTAACAGTTAATTCCTCCTGCAGGACATGTCTCAAAAATATAAGTGACAACGAGATGAATCATAATATATTCGCAACACCAGGTCTTCCAGAGAAAATCTGTGCGTGCTCAACATTGTCCATCCATCCAGGAGATGGCCTTCCAATAAGTTTATGTGCATCATGTTTCAAGAAGATTgacgatttttataaatttcaacaaGAGTGTATCGCCGCACAGGAAAAGTTCTTCGAGTACGTAAGTAAAGACATAAAACCATGTTTGACTGAAATCGATTTAAACCAAAGTGTGGAGTCTGGGCTGCCGCCGCCTTTTGCgataatcaaaaaagaaaactatgaaaatgATAATGCTCCATCTACTTCATTCTTGGCCCTTCACAAAGTTGAAACTGAACTAAATGACTCAGCAGAAAGCAGACCAAttcatattaatacaaaatccAAGGAAATCACCACACGCCCTATGAAAAGAGTAAAGTTTGTATGCGAATTCTGTAGGAAACCCTTTATGCTAAAGACCGCTTTCGACTTGCATATGCGCAAGCATCAAGGACTCAAATCATTCCCTTGCCCGTTTTGTGATTTGGGatataatttccaaaaatatcttaaaaaacacaTGAAATCCAAGCATACAGAACCGATTGATGCAAAATTTGTTTGCACCGAAGAGTATTGCGACAGACTATTTACGAGTAAGAAATTTGTGCTAGACCATTTAAAGGACAAACATGGGATAGATGCCAAACAAAGACCCAAACAACCCTTCACTTGTAAGGAATGCGAAATAATTCAGTCGAGCATGGGTGGTCTTATACAACATCTCGCCGAGCACAGAGCCCAGAGAGAGATCGAATTGAAAGAccctaactttaaaaaaacctttCCGTGTCAGTTTTGTGATAAGGTTTTTAAAAGAGTGGATAAACGTGAAAGGCACAGAATATTGATTCATGAGGGTCGGAAGGAATTTAAATGCTCTTTTTGTCACAAACGGTTTTCCACATCCTCCCATAAACTACGTCATGAAATGATCCACACTGGAGAAAAACCATATCAGTGCACCGTGTGCCTTAAGAGATTCATCCAAAAAGTTTCTCTTCAAACACATAAATGCCCACTTCAGACAACGTTATGTAATGTTGagcaaaaaccaaaaccaaacaaatctaaaaaatga